In the genome of Xiphias gladius isolate SHS-SW01 ecotype Sanya breed wild chromosome 1, ASM1685928v1, whole genome shotgun sequence, the window CGGTCATCAGAAAATATCCTGGAGCACAAGGTGAGGTCGTTAAATGTCTTACGTATGAACGGAGCTCAGAAACATTCTGTCTACTAGAAGGTCAAATCTGGAGGAAAGTCGGACGGGACTCAGTGTCTGAGGCGTGAGCGTCCACAGCCGAGGACAAACCTGTGTACTTTTACTACGCTGTAGTTTAACGCCGTAACCGTCTGATCTGATTCAGATCTGTTCCCACGTGAGGTTTTTTAGACCGAACTCTCGTGTGAAGACTCACAGACTGTTAAGGTTAAAGGGTGGGATTTACTGCCTGATGCTGAGGTTCCTGTCAACGACGCGCTGCAGGTTTTGAACGGCTCTTTGATCAACTCACCATTTTTCTGTTGAGTCTCGTCATGATGTCTCTGCCGAGCGTGAAAAAGGCCTGAGGAGGGAAAACCGTCAAATTCACACTGAGAAAGATCGATTCTGTCTTCACTGCACATTTGCTACTGTATGAGGTAAATGGTGACATTTTCTGAATGTGTTAAGGCTTGATAATCAGACACACTGCAGGATCAGGACTCACCTCCTCCACATTGATGCTGGACTTGGCGCTGGTTTCCAAAAACTTGATCCCGTAATCTATCGCCAACTGAACGACAAGACCAGACCGAGTTGAACATTCATATTCAGCACTGGAGGAAACTGTCAGGTTCCTGTTTGCTTGGTGTTTGATCAGATATCGTTCCGATTTAAAGCCCTTTCTTCGTTTTTCAGACGCACTCATGTTCAGACTCTGAAGGACAGAAACGCTACGAGTGTTTTTATCTGATTGACGCTTGGAACTGAGACCGGCTGATACGGAAGAAATCCCTGATCCAGTTTTTACCTACAGTACAATCAGGGGAGAAGCTGTTCATCTGTAACTGATGAAAACTGATAAAATTACCAGACAggaatttttgttttggttaatCCGGCGAATTAAACACCTGGATAAAATCAAAAGGCTTTATTACGCTGGtgcaaaaatcataaaatcataaaaatccaatattgtattttcttttaaatcacttacAGAAACAGCAGCTTTCAGTGAAGATTTCTTGTTTTAACATACTTTTatcactttctgtttttatgtggtTTTGCTTCGTCTTGTTGTAAAGCGCAGTGTTTTTCTAAGGTGAGACTATGATCATTGTTGTTGCCATGAATCTAGCGCGCTGTAACGTACAGCTGCAGTGAAACATCTGTAGGAAACGGATCAaaccttctctcctctctccttggACACTTGTCTCTTGTCGTTCATGTCACATTTGTTTCCCAGAACCATTCTCTCCACGTCTGAGGACGCGTGCTGAAAACACACCAACATGGAGAATGTTACTGTtccacactcacactcactgcTCTGTTTTAGACGGGTTCTTCTGTCCAGCTTAATTTTTCCATACACACATCAAGTTCATTGTCTTGCTAATGGGCACGTGACCATGAGGTCCGGAGGAGCTGGGAATCAAACCGCCGACCCTGCGACCCTGTGCCCTTCGAGCTTCCTAAGGTTAGAGCAGCCGTAAGAGCTTTTTAATACAGCAGAGAAGACAGTCGCTGAATTGATGGTGTTTCCGATAGAAACTCACTACACAGGGGCGGTGCGGCGCTGAGCGCTGCCAACGCACAGCGAGGAGGCTTTGGGCTCAAACTATAAATTAATGAGACTGTATTTGTCCTTTTCCACTGGCAGACAGCGGATTAAGTTCACTTGTCTGAATAGAAAGTATAACATGAGAGAGAAGGCTACAAACGGAGCCCAGATGAAATGAAGTCACTTCCTTCCTCTTCACAGAGAAATGTGTCTCCATTTGATATGATGAGGAAGAGCCTTCAAACCACACGGTGGCAGCGCTCACACGGACCGTCTCTCACATATGAACAGAGACTGCTGGTCCCATGGTGGACTGCTCAGCCTAGACGCCGTAGCAGGAGGGACCTCGGGTCTGGAGACCTTCAGGTCTGCGAGCCGAGAAGAGTCCAGATGCATCGCAGGCTGCTACGTCTACTGTTCATTTAGCTCCTTCGGTCTCAGAATGAGAGGCGACAGTATCTGTCCAGCAGTTGCTGGACTGTATCTTCAGTCAGCTATAAAGACGTTTGTAGCCAACGTTGGTATTTTAACGTCAACGAGGCgtgaaaacacagaagaggGTCAATCGGCTAACGTGCTGTTAAAGATGAGCTTGTTGTGTCTGGTGATGCGTTTGTCAGGGACGTGACTGGCACCTTTTAATCCTGAGCTGGAAGGAGCTCAATAACAACTCTGCGTTTGATGTATATGTTCTAAGAGCAGTCGGAGTTTAGAGACGCACTTCACTGAACGCCGGCAACAGCAGAGAGCTTTGTCTTTTCAGTCGGATTCCAGAGCCGATACGCGATCACAGCCTGTTTCGCATGGTGGTACAGAGCAGTCATCACATCAACCCCGCGCCTCGTGTCACGTTAAACCCACTTCGGGTCTTGAGCGGAGAAACGGGACCATTTGAAAATCTGGCTCTCTTCCCGTTGGCTCACAGACCTGAGGTCCACAGTCGGACCCCCCCAGCAGCCACGTTAGGACGTGGTGTGTCAGAGGGGAGCGCCGTACCTCCTCGATGTTTCGTATCCAGTTCCTGATGTTGTCGAAGGACTTCTCGTTTGTGATGTCATACACCAGCATGATGCCCTGAAACACACGGGACAGGAAGTGATTATAGATTCACACAAAGCTCCTGCGTGGACGTTGGGACTAATCCAACAGATAAAGTCCTGCATGTCAAAGGTTCAGCTTCTGTCGGGCTCTGTAGCAAAAGCATTACAGAACTGGATTTTAGGCCGATACAGATGTCGATATCTAGGACTGGCGCGATGAGCTCTtattacaatgtaaaaataaacacatcattaGATCAGTCATCCCTGACATCTTCCTCTTCGGCCCTCATACACACTGACGCTGAGAAATGTTCACCAGGCTGAGGCACTAACAGAGTCTGGTTTCACAGCAGTGGACTGAGCAGACCAGCTCAGGTCTGCACCACTGACACATCATCTGTCCAATGGCAGAGGGGCAATCAGGAGTGGGCGTGTCTTACCATGGCTCCTCTGTAATAGGCTGTCGTGATGGTCCTGAACCTCTCCTGACCCGCCGTGTCCCTGCAGGGACAGGAAGCAGACTGTGGTCAGTCCAGGGTTAAAGTGATGCTGCGGACTCTGCCCACTCAGCATCAACAGGCATCTCATTCAGCTGGTTCTTAAACACATGAGAGTTCAGAGTGGAGCtccaacacacacgcacgcatgtgtgtgtgtgtgtgtgtgtgtgtgtgtgtgtgtgtgtgtgtgtgagtgtgtgttgacaCACAGACTGTTAgcaggctaacgttagcagtcCACACAGCTGTAGATTACACAGCGTTTTATCACTGTCCTCACACTCACTGCAGCCAATCAGCATCTGTCCCTCTGCTGCACGGATTATTTCACTCTGCACCGATAAACCgggaatagaaaaaaatatttctcctC includes:
- the LOC120789631 gene encoding ras-related protein Rab-8B, whose amino-acid sequence is MAKTYDYLFKLLLIGDSGVGKTCLLFRFSEDAFNTTFISTIGIDFKIRTIELDGKKIKLQIWDTAGQERFRTITTAYYRGAMGIMLVYDITNEKSFDNIRNWIRNIEEHASSDVERMVLGNKCDMNDKRQVSKERGEKLAIDYGIKFLETSAKSSINVEEAFFTLGRDIMTRLNRKMNDNNPSGGGGPVKISESRAKKSFFRCTLL